The DNA window TGTTTTACATGATTTTGTACAATTTATTTTTTACAAAACCTTTACCTAAAAACCCCAATATGATATAAATAATCATGAATATAGCCAACGATCGGGTGGTTAGTCTCAACTACACCCTTACCAATGCACAAAACCAGATCCTCGACAGTACCGGCCCGGAGCCTTTTTTGTACCTCCATGGTCACCAAAACATCATCCCCGGCCTGGAAAAAGCCCTGGACGGTAAAGCCCAGGGGGATAGCTTCAAAATAAGCATCCCCGCCGCCGATGCCTACGGAGAGCGGAACGACAAACTTATCGCCACCGTCCCCCTGGACCGTTTTAGCGGAGTGGATAACGTTAAAGAGGGGATGCAGTTCCACGCAGAAACCCCGGACGGTGAACTCCAGATGGTCACCGTAACCAAAGTTGATGGGAATACCATCACCATCGACGGCAACCACCCCATGGCGGGGCTCGA is part of the Treponema primitia ZAS-1 genome and encodes:
- a CDS encoding FKBP-type peptidyl-prolyl cis-trans isomerase; protein product: MNIANDRVVSLNYTLTNAQNQILDSTGPEPFLYLHGHQNIIPGLEKALDGKAQGDSFKISIPAADAYGERNDKLIATVPLDRFSGVDNVKEGMQFHAETPDGELQMVTVTKVDGNTITIDGNHPMAGLDLNFDVSVLDVREASEEELQHGHVHHSHSHEGCDDADCESCHDCC